One region of Gorilla gorilla gorilla isolate KB3781 chromosome 13, NHGRI_mGorGor1-v2.1_pri, whole genome shotgun sequence genomic DNA includes:
- the LCN12 gene encoding LOW QUALITY PROTEIN: epididymal-specific lipocalin-12 (The sequence of the model RefSeq protein was modified relative to this genomic sequence to represent the inferred CDS: substituted 1 base at 1 genomic stop codon), producing the protein MKRWVSGSPAYGHFLLSVPVGPAAARMRLLCGLWLWLSLLKVLQAQTPTPPPLPPPMQSFQGNQFQGEWFVLGLAGNSFRPEHRALLNAFTATFELSDDGRFEVWNAMTRGQHCDTWSYVLIPAAQPGQFTVDHGVEPGADREETRVVDSNYTQFALMLSRRHTSRLAVLRISLLGSSXLLPPGTLDQFICLGRAQGLSDDNIVFPDVTGNMAHLQACWAVGTGTAGMSLVDPRGAGPSVYPGSSAPACTQGSPGSWVPVLNPGSEPPPAIPGPLSWATSSHPGSPVPGHLLPPQVPCPGPSPPSGSPVLGHLLPPRVPCPGPPPPAPPAPGPLSRPTSSHPGSPVLGHLLPPQVPCPGPSPPSGSPVLGHLLPSPIPAHKELGLIPGGALDLSSLPWVAAPA; encoded by the exons ATGAAGAGGTGGGTCTCTGGGTCACCTGCCTATGGCCACTTCCTTCTCTCTGTCCCTGTGGGCCCAGCAGCTGCCAGGATGAGGCTGCTGTGTGGCCTGTGGCTGTGGCTCTCCTTGCTGAAAGTCCTGCAGGCCCAGACCCCAACCCCCCCGCCACTCCCGCCCCCGATGCAGAGCTTCCAAGGAAACCAG TTCCAGGGGGAATGGTTCGTCCTGGGCCTGGCGGGCAACAGCTTCAGGCCGGAGCACAGGGCGCTGCTGAACGCTTTCACCGCAACTTTCGAGCTAAGTGATGATGGCCGCTTTGAGGTGTGGAATGCCATGACTCG AGGCCAGCACTGTGACACATGGTCTTATGTGCTGATACCGGCAGCCCAGCCCGGGCAGTTCACTGTGGACCACGGTGTGG AGCCCGGGGCGGACAGAGAGGAGACCCGGGTGGTGGACAGCAACTACACCCAGTTCGCCCTGATGCTGTCCCGCAGACACACGAGCAGGCTGGCCGTCCTCAGGATCAGCCTGCTGG GCAGTAGCTGATTGCTGCCTCCTGGGACGCTGGACCAGTTCATCTGCCTGGGCAGAGCTCAGGGCCTCTCGGATGACAACATTGTCTTCCCAGATGTGACTGGTAACATGGCTCACCTGCAGGCATGCTGGGCAGTAGGCACGGGGACCGCAGGAATGAGTTTGGTTGACCCTAGAGGAGCTGGACCCAGTGTCTACCCAGGGAGCTCAGCCCCAGCCTGCACTCAGGGGTCTCCAGGCTCCTGGGTCCCTGTGCTCAACCCAGGCTCTGAGCCACCTCCTGCCATCCCGGGTCCCCTGTCCTGGGCCACCTCCTCCCACCCCGGGTCTCCTGTCCCAGgccacctcctcccaccccaggtcCCCTGTCCCGGGCCATCTCCTCCCTCTGGGTCCCCTGTCCTGGGCCACCTCCTCCCGCCTCGGGTCCCCTGTCCCGGGccacctcctcctgcccctcccgCCCCAGGTCCTCTGTCCCGGCCCACCTCCTCCCACCCCGGGTCTCCTGTCCTGGgccacctcctcccaccccaggtcCCCTGTCCCGGGCCATCTCCTCCCTCTGGGTCCCCTGTCCTGGGCCACCTCCTCCCCTCACCCATCCCTGCTCACAAGGAGCTTGGACTCATCCCAGGAGGTGCCCTGGACCTCAGCAGCCTGCCCTGGGTGGCAGCCCCAGCCTGA
- the LOC115935871 gene encoding proline-rich protein 31, translating into MLGTQWTLARCLLPSHPDPGLAGSLRGDSSEDGRRGRLLPQSPAPCSPVWSPGTPVGGPHPAGDGPATAPGPPEGPELAFPQDLSPAWPQKGAGTHPANAGPGPLSQRSSQLRTPLEAGRKWGWKMTRWTLCRDQAPGEGTQAKLLNLCFSLLSL; encoded by the exons ATGCTGGGCACACAGTGGACTCTCGCACGGTGTCTTCTGCCATCACACCCTGACCCAGGGCTGGCCGGGAGCCTTCGGGGCGACAGCTCTGAGGATGGACGTAGGG GCCGGCTGCTGCCCCAGAGTCCTGCCCCCTGCAGCCCTGTGTGGAGCCCTGGGACTCCTGTGGGTGGGCCTCACCCTGCTGGGGACGGTCCAGCCACAGCGCCAGGGCCCCCAGAGGGGCCTGAACTTGCCTTTCCACAAGATCTGTCTCCAGCCTGGCCTCAGAAAGGAGCGG GGACCCACCCTGCAAACGCTGGGCCAGGACCCCTGTCCCAGAGAAGCAGCCAGCTCAGAACCCCCTTGGAGGCCGGGAGG AAGTGGGGTTGGAAAATGACGAGATGGACGCTATGCCGAGACCAAGCACCAGGAGAAGGGACCCAGGCCAAGCTGCTCA atctctgcttctccctcctctcactctAG